A single Gimesia sp. DNA region contains:
- a CDS encoding ATP-binding cassette domain-containing protein, whose translation MSDATETDQDCLLEARSIGRQTSAGEWLVRDLSLQVHPGDRIAIVGPTGSGKSLFLRSLAILDEIQAGDILFQNAPVADKDLPAYRSQVVYLQQRPVLIEGTVESNLKFALQFHINQDKSNNVDAVLELLSSFERPNGFLKRKSSALSGGEGQIVALLRALILAPQILLMDEPTSGLDPQTTRQFEQIIQQWLETSNQRPAFVWITHDHTQAERVATQVMTFPAGTLAPVPTTA comes from the coding sequence TTGAGTGACGCGACGGAAACAGACCAGGATTGTCTGCTGGAAGCCCGCTCGATCGGCCGTCAGACCAGTGCAGGGGAGTGGCTCGTCCGCGATTTGTCACTCCAGGTCCATCCCGGCGATCGGATCGCGATTGTCGGTCCCACCGGTTCAGGAAAATCGCTGTTCCTTCGATCCCTGGCCATCCTGGATGAAATCCAGGCGGGAGACATTCTGTTTCAGAATGCCCCCGTCGCCGACAAGGACCTGCCCGCCTACCGCAGCCAGGTTGTCTATCTGCAGCAGCGGCCCGTCCTCATCGAAGGAACCGTGGAAAGCAATCTGAAATTCGCACTGCAGTTTCATATCAACCAGGATAAATCCAACAATGTCGATGCGGTCCTGGAACTGCTCAGTTCCTTCGAACGCCCCAACGGCTTCCTCAAGCGGAAATCCAGTGCCCTTTCAGGGGGAGAAGGACAGATCGTCGCTCTGCTGCGGGCCCTGATCCTCGCCCCACAGATCCTGTTGATGGACGAACCGACGTCCGGCCTCGATCCGCAAACCACGCGGCAGTTTGAGCAGATCATTCAACAGTGGCTTGAGACCTCAAACCAGCGCCCGGCCTTCGTCTGGATCACCCACGATCACACACAGGCAGAACGCGTCGCCACACAGGTCATGACCTTTCCAGCCGGCACCCTGGCACCGGTTCCGACAACCGCCTGA
- a CDS encoding glutathione peroxidase, whose product MRSLTTMTLLASMLALTCSTLIAGQDDKKSVPPVLDRTMKSLDGKDVDLSKYKGKVLLIVNTASKCGATPQYKDLQSLHEKYKDKGLVVLGFPCNQFGAQEPGTSVQISEFCTKNYGVTFDMFNKIDVNGKDADPLYKYLTSQNTKPKSSGPISWNFEKFVIGRDGDIAARFPTRTNPQSKEVVSTIEAELQQK is encoded by the coding sequence ATGAGAAGCCTCACGACCATGACCCTGCTGGCAAGCATGCTGGCACTGACCTGTTCCACTCTGATTGCCGGTCAGGATGATAAGAAATCCGTTCCCCCCGTACTCGATCGCACCATGAAGTCCCTGGACGGCAAAGACGTTGATCTGAGCAAGTACAAGGGCAAAGTTCTGCTGATCGTCAACACCGCCAGCAAATGCGGCGCGACTCCCCAGTACAAAGACCTGCAGTCGCTGCACGAAAAATACAAAGACAAAGGTCTGGTCGTCCTCGGTTTCCCCTGCAACCAGTTCGGTGCCCAGGAGCCCGGAACCTCGGTTCAGATTTCTGAATTCTGCACCAAGAACTACGGCGTCACCTTCGACATGTTCAACAAGATTGACGTCAACGGTAAAGACGCTGACCCACTCTACAAGTATCTGACCTCGCAGAACACCAAGCCGAAATCCTCCGGTCCCATCAGCTGGAACTTTGAAAAGTTCGTGATCGGCCGTGACGGCGATATCGCTGCCCGCTTCCCGACTCGCACCAATCCGCAGTCGAAAGAAGTCGTCTCCACGATCGAAGCAGAACTGCAGCAGAAGTAA
- a CDS encoding GDSL-type esterase/lipase family protein — protein MHLSCLKLLTAGLFLFTALLSTQAAPPANHTVKAELVKPRQGLGNVLQKLQQGKEVNVAYLGGSITAANGWRVKTTKWLKEAFPKARIHEIHAAIGGTGSDLGAFRLQRDVLDHKPDLVFVEFAVNDGGRHPEAIWDSMDGIVRQIWQTNPQTDICFVYTFRVNYEKELREGECPRAASAMELLADHYGIPSINVALKIAELEQQGKLKFQSDKPLADGIIQFSKDGVHPLDEGHEIYTEVIADAIQKMETDSQPVNHADKLKQPFVESHWTNAKMIPLEPSMLTGNWKKLPADNILQKRFGNRMGQIWEADDPGSRITFRFRGTQAALYDLLGPDGGQVLITVDGKPSQKPVARFDSYCTYHRISTLRLAQNLDPNQIHTVTVEIHPEQPDRTPVAFRLKNPDEELKSPKYRGTRIRVGQIMLRGELVP, from the coding sequence ATGCATCTGTCCTGTTTGAAGCTGCTCACAGCTGGACTCTTCCTCTTTACCGCTCTGCTATCAACCCAGGCTGCACCGCCTGCTAACCACACCGTCAAAGCCGAACTGGTAAAACCCCGCCAGGGCCTCGGCAATGTGCTTCAGAAACTGCAGCAGGGAAAAGAAGTCAACGTTGCCTATCTCGGCGGCTCCATCACCGCAGCCAACGGCTGGCGCGTCAAAACGACCAAGTGGCTCAAAGAAGCTTTCCCTAAAGCCAGGATTCACGAGATCCACGCCGCCATTGGGGGAACGGGCAGTGACCTGGGTGCCTTTCGACTCCAGCGCGATGTCCTCGATCACAAGCCCGATCTGGTTTTCGTCGAATTCGCCGTCAATGACGGGGGACGTCACCCCGAGGCCATCTGGGACTCAATGGACGGCATCGTGCGACAGATCTGGCAGACAAATCCGCAGACAGATATCTGCTTCGTTTACACCTTCCGTGTGAACTACGAAAAGGAACTCCGCGAGGGAGAATGCCCGCGAGCCGCTTCCGCCATGGAACTCCTGGCCGACCATTACGGCATCCCGTCCATCAATGTCGCCCTCAAAATTGCCGAACTGGAACAGCAGGGGAAACTCAAGTTTCAGTCCGACAAACCGCTGGCAGACGGCATCATCCAGTTCTCTAAAGATGGTGTTCACCCACTGGACGAGGGACACGAAATCTACACCGAAGTCATTGCCGACGCCATCCAGAAAATGGAAACTGACTCTCAACCAGTCAACCACGCCGACAAGTTGAAACAGCCTTTCGTCGAAAGCCACTGGACCAACGCCAAGATGATTCCCCTCGAACCATCCATGCTCACCGGCAACTGGAAGAAGCTGCCCGCTGACAATATTCTGCAGAAACGCTTCGGCAATCGTATGGGACAGATCTGGGAAGCAGACGACCCCGGCAGTCGCATCACCTTCCGCTTCCGTGGAACCCAGGCAGCCCTCTACGATCTGCTCGGCCCCGACGGGGGCCAGGTACTGATCACCGTCGACGGCAAGCCGAGCCAGAAACCGGTGGCCCGTTTCGACAGTTACTGCACCTACCATCGAATTTCGACGCTTCGACTGGCACAGAACCTGGACCCGAACCAGATTCATACCGTGACCGTTGAAATTCATCCCGAGCAGCCGGACCGTACGCCGGTCGCGTTTCGCCTCAAAAACCCGGATGAAGAATTGAAATCTCCCAAATACCGGGGAACCCGCATTCGCGTGGGCCAGATTATGCTCCGCGGCGAACTCGTTCCCTGA
- a CDS encoding STAS/SEC14 domain-containing protein, with protein sequence MSLEIIHHATENYVEISMSGKLVKEDYHDFTPTIETLIQQHGPLHMLVVLHDFHGWTMEAIWEDIKFDLKHFKDIGKLAMVGEKKWEEGMAMFCKPFTSAKVKYFDLHELDAARTWISETE encoded by the coding sequence ATGTCACTTGAGATCATACACCACGCGACCGAGAACTACGTGGAAATCAGCATGTCCGGTAAACTGGTCAAGGAAGATTACCACGACTTCACCCCCACGATTGAAACTCTGATCCAGCAGCACGGCCCTCTGCACATGCTGGTCGTACTCCACGACTTCCACGGCTGGACCATGGAAGCCATCTGGGAAGACATCAAGTTCGACCTCAAGCACTTCAAAGACATCGGCAAACTGGCCATGGTCGGCGAGAAGAAATGGGAAGAGGGCATGGCCATGTTCTGCAAACCCTTCACCTCTGCCAAGGTCAAATATTTCGACCTGCACGAACTGGACGCCGCCCGCACCTGGATTTCGGAAACGGAATAA
- a CDS encoding iron-containing alcohol dehydrogenase, whose product MHYDFFAPPQIHFGWDRFQEAGTLAASLGSRALIISGSRSLETNGVLDELKSLLSRAGISSEHIRTISHEPEVTDVDQVTNILQHHTQGAGDFLIGIGGGSGIDLAKACAAMITNRESETVLDYLEGVGQGLQLKAKPLPFMAIPTTAGTGSEATKNAVISSYAPAFKKSLRSPEMIPDIILCDPKLACSVPPEITARTGMDAITQLLESYISCRAQPIPQALSLQGLKLAIPALPQAVADGNSRTGRESMAHAALLSGIALANSGLGMAHGVAPALGTHCRIPHGLACAVMLPSTLRANRSVCERQYAEIARHLDPGLSLTDADAADSLIQQIEALNASIGIPATLSELGVTSEQIPALVADSRGNSMRGNPREISDDELAGILQDLV is encoded by the coding sequence ATGCACTACGATTTCTTTGCTCCCCCGCAGATTCATTTTGGCTGGGATCGTTTCCAGGAGGCTGGCACCCTGGCCGCATCCCTGGGCAGTCGGGCACTGATTATCTCCGGCTCGCGCTCCCTGGAAACCAACGGCGTGCTGGACGAATTGAAGTCGCTACTCTCCCGTGCGGGCATCTCCAGCGAACACATCCGTACGATCTCACATGAACCGGAAGTGACCGACGTCGACCAGGTCACGAACATCCTCCAGCACCATACTCAGGGAGCAGGGGACTTTCTCATCGGTATCGGCGGCGGTTCCGGCATCGACCTCGCCAAAGCGTGTGCCGCGATGATCACCAACCGGGAAAGCGAAACCGTGCTCGATTACCTCGAAGGGGTCGGACAGGGGCTGCAACTCAAAGCAAAACCGCTCCCTTTTATGGCAATCCCCACCACGGCAGGCACAGGCAGCGAAGCCACCAAGAACGCTGTCATCTCCAGCTACGCCCCCGCTTTCAAGAAGAGCCTGCGTTCTCCCGAAATGATCCCCGACATCATCCTCTGTGATCCGAAGCTGGCCTGTTCGGTCCCCCCCGAAATCACCGCCCGCACCGGCATGGATGCTATCACCCAGTTACTGGAAAGCTACATCTCCTGCCGCGCCCAACCCATCCCCCAGGCACTCAGCCTGCAGGGTCTGAAACTGGCCATCCCCGCCTTGCCGCAAGCTGTCGCGGATGGCAACTCCCGCACGGGTCGGGAGAGCATGGCTCACGCCGCTCTGTTGTCCGGTATCGCACTCGCGAACTCCGGACTGGGCATGGCACACGGCGTCGCACCCGCCCTGGGAACCCATTGTCGCATTCCACACGGACTGGCCTGTGCTGTCATGCTGCCCTCGACGCTTAGAGCCAACCGCAGTGTCTGTGAAAGGCAATATGCAGAAATCGCCCGGCACCTCGATCCGGGGCTCTCCCTCACGGATGCCGACGCCGCCGATTCCCTGATTCAGCAGATCGAAGCCTTAAACGCCAGCATCGGCATTCCCGCGACACTCTCGGAACTGGGCGTTACCAGCGAACAGATTCCCGCACTCGTCGCTGATTCCCGGGGCAACAGCATGCGGGGCAATCCACGCGAAATCTCCGACGACGAACTGGCCGGTATCCTGCAGGATCTCGTGTAA
- a CDS encoding 1-phosphofructokinase family hexose kinase has protein sequence MIIAAGLSPAWQQILEVTSLETGEVNRCQSAQWASSGKVINVGIAVRHLGTPCATIYPAGGFAQELISNELEQLGVSSSVIPQQTPTRVCTTILDRSTGKTTELVENAQPITAEELAAFKTEYLKHLKSAQVVVLTGSLPAGTPSSFYRDLIAETHCPVILDARGPELEAALEEKPFLVKPNHEELERTLMTELADTEALIKGMQEINERGATWVVISQGKDTLWATSREHVYRFTPARAEVVNPIACGDSLAAGIAVALHRGKPVPDAIRRGMAAAADNLTQLLPARLSEKRMQTFYDQIEVEQIA, from the coding sequence ATGATTATCGCAGCCGGCTTGAGCCCGGCCTGGCAGCAGATTCTGGAAGTGACCTCCCTGGAAACAGGTGAGGTCAACCGCTGTCAGTCTGCGCAATGGGCCTCTTCCGGGAAGGTCATCAACGTCGGCATCGCAGTCCGGCACCTGGGGACTCCCTGTGCGACGATCTACCCCGCGGGCGGCTTCGCGCAGGAACTGATCTCAAACGAACTCGAACAGTTGGGCGTCTCTTCCAGCGTCATCCCGCAACAGACGCCCACCCGGGTCTGCACAACGATCCTGGATCGTTCCACCGGCAAGACCACAGAACTGGTTGAAAACGCACAGCCCATCACTGCAGAGGAGCTGGCGGCTTTCAAGACGGAATACCTGAAGCACCTCAAGTCCGCCCAGGTGGTTGTACTCACCGGCTCACTTCCCGCAGGCACCCCCTCCAGCTTTTACCGCGATCTGATCGCCGAGACACACTGTCCCGTGATTCTCGACGCCCGCGGACCGGAACTGGAAGCAGCCCTCGAAGAAAAACCGTTCCTGGTGAAACCCAATCACGAAGAACTGGAGCGCACCCTGATGACCGAACTCGCTGATACCGAGGCGCTCATCAAAGGCATGCAGGAGATCAACGAGCGGGGCGCCACCTGGGTTGTGATTTCGCAGGGCAAAGACACCCTCTGGGCCACTTCGCGGGAACACGTCTATCGCTTCACCCCCGCTCGGGCGGAAGTTGTGAATCCGATTGCCTGTGGTGACAGCCTGGCAGCGGGCATCGCGGTGGCCCTGCATCGCGGCAAACCGGTCCCCGATGCCATCCGCCGGGGAATGGCTGCTGCCGCCGACAACCTGACACAACTCCTGCCCGCCCGCCTGTCGGAAAAGCGGATGCAGACCTTCTACGATCAGATCGAAGTGGAGCAGATCGCTTGA